A window of Rhizoctonia solani chromosome 5, complete sequence genomic DNA:
caatgtcatactccctgtgtggggggaggaccttaaactcctctttgccaaataccttggcaaacttgtgatACTGTTGGGGAAGATCTGCTAGGGGGTCCAagtctgcttcctcctcagaggcaattttTACTTGCTCCAGGAATGTGATcaatccctgttgccagtcaatgaggggagcttctgccattagccatgtcatgcctaggatagCCGGGGTATTCCCAATGggacaaacaaggaaagggatgGAATGtaaatggccattggccaagaccgcaagttgaacctggtgccatatgcaaccagtctgtgaaattgtaccatctaacattctcacaacttgtggatttttgagttgggtttttgggattttatatttttccacaatcaagggggaaatgaaattcaatgtggctccagagtcaatgagggtcttaaggggttctgccaggaatttttggacatataggtTGATGAATAACagaggttttttatttgagtccagagcaagagatacaaattcaaaactgtctaaattgtccattttttgagtcaagggcttggcagcagtcctcaacttcaatcttttcccaagcCATCCTCCGCCACCTTGGCATCTTCTTTAATGGTGGCCTTCCAACCgttggggcactgcttgatgCCATGACCCTTTTGTCCACATTTAACGCACAGCCCTGATgtgcggcggcggtccctttcttccggcgTGAggtagttggggtcctccaATAGacggacccgttgagtggtagtggtggaggtagtgGCCACactggccggggacttggcgggtgcctttttagggcagttctccttgtttttgcGGCAAGTGTTGTCTATTTTAATggaggccgcaaaaattgccttgagttcattgGGAATATTGTCTTTGGTGGACAACaattccttgaccttccagtggaggccttgcgtgaattgcgcaatgtaggcctcctcattccagtctaattccgccatgaggttgcagaATTCTGTTACGTACTTggaggtggttgtggtctggGAGAGTGCAGCAATTTTCCTAGCCGCGGCTTGTTTGGTGTCAGGGTCGGCAaacgcctccttgaatttggctgttaaggccgggatagtGGTTGGTGGGTTCCCTTcacccttgatgatggtcccTATGATTGGGAGGGCCCAGTTGGCTGCCttgtcagtcatgtggtaaagaatccacacaaccatctgttcctcctcatcaaacTGGTCCCTGTGGAGGGCAACCCATAGGAGCATTTGATCCAGCCATTGAGTGGCCTTGCGTCCTTGAGTATCCCCCTTATATGGATTGGGTAGCTCCATCTTTGGTCTTTTTACGGAAGACCCTGAATTGaatggggtgagggagctcaGGGACCGTTTAGGCATTccctgaggctcctttttgggagccctccttggttcttcctcttccttggagtcaaaccctGTTCCTTGAGAGGGGCGGAAAGGAgctttgagtccaggcctaaccgtgcctggagtgtgggtttcccccCTGTGTGGGTAGggggggtgacaggcccagtcaatgggccaggctgggtttgGGCTCTGCCCtgatccttgttgccaacaaggttgttggtttcccTGCATAGGGCAACAAGCTGAGTAATCTGTTTGCCTTGtgacttgacttggtcctggagggacccaacttggttgGAGAGGGCTgagatagccttgaggagagcgctaaggGTTGGCTCCAGTTCCATtcctggcaggtcttgcggagtgggagatgggctgcaagtgggtggttgggaatgggatggaatggagTGGCGGCCGGAACAACTGGtgggacgggagtagggatgtggggcgccagagcgtgtggatggaattttgGAAACAGCGTGGGGGgtgtgcctatatcaggacttatgggcggttttttatgcagagtgtgaacgctaaacccttgtgtcagacacctagcgctgaactatccctacaacaaatcaacagatctggcaattgtgatatgagcaggtttttagcaagcaggtgaatcagctgtctagggttgctatctgctgtgttccggcaaaacacgtggtatgcgggggatcaGAACTcatctgccttgtagcaatttggtactacatgggggtgggggatttttgattattatatcccgcaaggtagccccaatcacgtgatttcccttgtgctagtacagggagtc
This region includes:
- a CDS encoding Retrotransposon-derived protein PEG10 gives rise to the protein MELEPTLSALLKAISALSNQVGSLQDQGNQQPCWQQGSGQSPNPAWPIDWACHPPYPHRGETHTPGTVRPGLKAPFRPSQGTGFDSKEEEEPRRAPKKEPQGMPKRSLSSLTPFNSGSSVKRPKMELPNPYKGDTQGRKATQWLDQMLLWVALHRDQFDEEEQMVVWILYHMTDKAANWALPIIGTIIKGEGNPPTTIPALTAKFKEAFADPDTKQAAARKIAALSQTTTTSKYVTEFCNLMAELDWNEEAYIAQFTQGLHWKVKELLSTKDNIPNELKAIFAASIKIDNTCRKNKENCPKKAPAKSPASVATTSTTTTQRVRLLEDPNYLTPEERDRRRTSGLCVKCGQKGHGIKQCPNGWKATIKEDAKVAEDGLGKD